Proteins encoded within one genomic window of Hahella chejuensis KCTC 2396:
- a CDS encoding FecCD family ABC transporter permease produces MSRMSPTVEQAAPTIGLPDAASLLPAGSRVVRIGPVSMTFNLHDLVSALLILLVILLAVCASLMLGSTRLSLTQVWQAMLGEGSPAHQLLTMQIRLPRIAAGLVVGACLGAAGCLLQGLARNRLATPDILGVHQGATLAVVIAMLAGAGSVLDTWWAAIIGASATLLGVLAFSGRFGSNGYRILVIGLGLTYLLRAMTEVLVTYLPLHEASAMYTWSIGTLLGRDYAIATPALIGLCLLLPVSVVLAKSLTLLQFGEDTAASLGLSPERLKIAVVLTVAVLTALSVTVSGPINFIALMAPVTASFLARPDQTPVLRSTLLGALFVIVADTIGRMYGEVETPMGVIATLMGGPFLLAVILFQPQSRQGN; encoded by the coding sequence ATGAGCCGTATGTCGCCCACTGTCGAACAGGCCGCCCCCACCATCGGGCTTCCTGACGCCGCATCACTCCTCCCGGCGGGTAGCCGGGTGGTTCGCATCGGCCCGGTTTCCATGACCTTCAACCTGCATGATCTGGTCAGCGCCCTGCTAATCCTGCTGGTGATTCTGCTGGCGGTCTGCGCCTCATTGATGCTGGGCTCCACTCGTTTGTCCCTGACGCAGGTTTGGCAGGCCATGTTGGGAGAAGGCAGTCCCGCCCACCAGCTGTTGACCATGCAGATTCGCCTGCCCCGCATCGCCGCCGGGCTGGTGGTGGGCGCGTGCCTGGGCGCCGCCGGTTGTCTGTTGCAGGGACTCGCCCGCAACCGTCTGGCCACGCCGGATATTCTTGGCGTACACCAGGGCGCCACCCTGGCGGTGGTGATCGCTATGCTGGCGGGAGCGGGAAGCGTACTGGACACGTGGTGGGCGGCGATTATCGGCGCCTCCGCCACCTTGTTGGGCGTACTGGCGTTCAGCGGACGCTTCGGCTCCAACGGCTACCGCATTCTGGTGATCGGTCTGGGGCTGACTTACCTGCTGCGCGCCATGACGGAAGTACTGGTGACCTACCTGCCCCTGCATGAAGCCAGCGCCATGTACACCTGGAGCATCGGCACGCTGCTGGGCAGAGACTACGCCATCGCCACTCCCGCGTTGATTGGCCTCTGCCTGTTGTTGCCCGTATCCGTGGTGCTGGCCAAGAGCCTGACGTTATTGCAGTTCGGCGAAGACACCGCCGCGTCTCTGGGTCTGAGTCCCGAGCGACTGAAGATCGCCGTGGTGCTGACTGTGGCGGTGCTGACCGCACTGTCGGTGACGGTTTCCGGTCCTATCAACTTCATTGCGTTAATGGCGCCGGTTACCGCCAGCTTTCTGGCGCGCCCGGATCAGACTCCGGTGTTGCGCTCCACCCTGCTCGGCGCCCTGTTCGTGATCGTGGCGGACACCATCGGCCGCATGTATGGCGAGGTGGAAACGCCCATGGGCGTCATCGCTACGCTGATGGGCGGGCCGTTTCTGCTGGCGGTTATTCTGTTTCAACCTCAATCCAGGCAAGGTAATTGA
- a CDS encoding glycoside hydrolase family 16 protein, with amino-acid sequence MKTRTLTIGALALGATTLFSPTTFAAAYNAGVAATGFNTEPAQTGVNLHPYAELRNLRDPGIFTLYMDVMKQGQESPVHRFQCRTPELAARAQFRCNGDFQTEEPGVYFIRARAGSIHAGDYFNGDSLYPGQKDSAPLALAEPEAPVEDLVIDAFADASRYEGLHQNLLGGWTDDDGSLQSDQVSNGALRLISGGGGYWYSVLATDTCFDASPYTHLKLSLSASQRADLSLSLHTRDDSCATRQGASQAVKVTVEPGAHEVLIPLQDFQLSDLSKVHALVADHLQSGVEYGIADISLVARDDNDDGDDNGDPDPGEPQINDEFTANQGQWYSRRQPNGAVDFGAADAAAGDNAVLSLLFPGDPNLNSGDNASPYYASEVGYNQKTHYGRYETRVNFAACGPGEEAVNGIFIYDNDGTDKNGNGLADNTEIDIELLCGEPNVLWLTTWTDYGGDGENQFRKKSRAIDMATGAYRETPAGMEGTYETVPAGALPNVRLTDFPRADTYYTVGFDWHADRIRWYIRLDGKEVTLWDMRDAAMVPQRPAIFMLNLWHSPWHWFNYGPADYPAANAEMKVDYYRFTPF; translated from the coding sequence TTGAAGACACGCACACTGACTATCGGGGCGCTGGCCCTGGGCGCAACCACATTATTCTCGCCGACCACATTCGCCGCAGCCTACAACGCCGGCGTCGCCGCCACAGGATTCAATACGGAGCCGGCGCAAACCGGCGTAAACCTGCATCCTTATGCGGAGCTGCGCAACTTGCGCGATCCTGGGATCTTCACGCTGTATATGGATGTCATGAAACAGGGTCAGGAAAGCCCGGTCCACAGGTTTCAATGCCGCACGCCGGAGCTGGCTGCACGCGCTCAGTTCCGCTGCAACGGCGACTTCCAGACCGAGGAGCCGGGCGTTTATTTCATTCGCGCCAGAGCGGGCAGCATTCACGCGGGGGATTACTTCAACGGCGACAGCCTCTATCCCGGTCAGAAAGACTCAGCGCCTTTGGCGCTGGCTGAGCCTGAAGCGCCAGTGGAAGACTTAGTGATCGACGCCTTCGCCGACGCGTCACGCTATGAAGGCCTGCATCAAAATTTGCTTGGCGGCTGGACCGACGACGACGGCAGTCTGCAAAGCGACCAGGTCAGCAACGGCGCGCTCAGATTGATATCCGGAGGCGGCGGCTATTGGTACAGCGTACTGGCCACCGATACTTGCTTTGACGCTTCGCCCTACACCCACCTGAAGCTCTCGCTGAGCGCCTCTCAGCGCGCTGATCTCTCACTCAGCCTGCATACCCGCGACGACAGTTGCGCCACCCGTCAGGGAGCCTCACAGGCCGTCAAGGTGACGGTGGAGCCTGGGGCTCACGAAGTGCTGATTCCCCTGCAGGATTTCCAGCTCTCCGACCTCAGCAAAGTCCATGCGCTGGTGGCGGATCACCTGCAAAGCGGGGTGGAATACGGTATTGCGGACATCAGCCTGGTGGCCCGCGACGATAACGACGACGGCGACGACAATGGCGACCCCGATCCGGGCGAGCCGCAAATCAACGATGAATTCACCGCCAATCAAGGCCAGTGGTACTCACGGCGGCAACCCAATGGCGCGGTGGACTTCGGCGCCGCCGACGCCGCCGCGGGCGATAACGCCGTCTTGTCCTTGCTGTTCCCTGGCGATCCGAACCTGAACAGCGGCGACAATGCATCGCCTTACTATGCATCCGAAGTAGGCTATAACCAGAAAACCCATTACGGCCGCTATGAAACCCGGGTGAATTTCGCCGCCTGCGGTCCCGGCGAAGAGGCCGTCAACGGCATCTTTATCTACGACAACGACGGTACCGACAAGAACGGCAACGGACTGGCTGACAATACGGAAATCGATATCGAACTGTTGTGCGGCGAGCCCAATGTATTGTGGCTGACTACCTGGACCGATTACGGCGGCGACGGTGAAAACCAGTTCCGCAAGAAAAGTCGCGCCATCGACATGGCCACCGGCGCTTATCGCGAAACCCCAGCCGGCATGGAAGGCACTTACGAAACCGTTCCCGCAGGCGCACTGCCCAATGTCAGACTGACGGACTTTCCCCGCGCCGATACCTATTACACGGTCGGCTTCGACTGGCATGCCGACCGCATCCGCTGGTATATCAGGCTGGACGGCAAAGAAGTGACATTATGGGATATGCGCGACGCGGCGATGGTTCCACAACGCCCGGCCATCTTCATGCTGAACCTGTGGCATTCGCCCTGGCACTGGTTCAACTACGGTCCGGCGGACTACCCGGCGGCCAATGCGGAAATGAAAGTGGATTACTACCGCTTCACGCCTTTCTGA
- a CDS encoding DUF255 domain-containing protein, with the protein MSASDPLQLARAGKQGSYPVRTRYRRQDGSPVFTNHLILESSPYLLQHAHNPVNWRAWNDDTFALAKAENKPIFLSIGYSTCHWCHVMEEESFDNEEVAQTLNGYFIPIKVDREQRPDLDEIYMTAVQIITGHGGWPMSSFLTPEGNPFFGATYFPRPRFINLLRKVHELWEEQQENLLEQGRRLSEAVSVYLRPKPISETLAENLIETAMEKLIGYSDREWGGFGSEPKFPQEPNLLFLLDIIERDSRPLDRQPAWTVVKTALDALLAGGVYDQAGGGFHRYAVDQRWLVPHFEKMLYNQAQLARCFIRAYKLSQDPEYLRICRETLDYVLREMRSPEGVFYSATDADSEGEEGKYFVWAYQELSQLLDTPGLALAEQVYGVTRKGNFEGANILYLPRPLQKSAATLGLTYEELLQQLADLKAILLQTRSQRVPPLRDDKVITEWNGMMIAALAETAAITGISAYGDAAVIAANQLWRSQRGEDGLFHRISLDNLPSDDALLEDYVHYMEGLLQLYDYTHDHLWLERLEALTTTLEEQFLDAEQGGFFITPQSAQGPLLVRSKHCSDNATISGNSQLASVLAALRLRTGDLNVQRMAENQIAAFTGQINRHPLSAPVFLKGLNEWLSPNPVNLQYAASGQMWATATVKEYKEDYLLEVQLDIHMSEGWRIQSHNCPAPDGRRTQVELLSHTDHDLLDIRYPPGSVWTDANASNALEVYDDHCCIELTLRRATRSPVRLALHFQTCNEQVCHCPHTLNFSLW; encoded by the coding sequence ATGTCCGCCAGTGATCCGTTGCAACTCGCCCGGGCCGGCAAACAAGGCAGTTACCCCGTGCGCACCCGTTACCGGCGTCAAGACGGAAGCCCCGTCTTTACCAATCATCTGATCCTGGAAAGCTCGCCTTACCTGCTGCAGCACGCTCACAATCCCGTGAACTGGCGCGCCTGGAATGACGATACTTTCGCCCTGGCTAAAGCGGAGAATAAACCGATATTTCTCTCCATCGGCTACAGCACCTGTCACTGGTGTCATGTCATGGAGGAAGAGAGTTTCGACAACGAAGAAGTCGCGCAGACGCTCAATGGTTATTTCATTCCCATCAAAGTGGACCGCGAGCAACGCCCGGACCTGGACGAGATTTATATGACCGCCGTGCAAATCATCACCGGACACGGCGGCTGGCCTATGTCGAGCTTCCTCACTCCAGAGGGAAATCCGTTCTTCGGCGCAACTTATTTTCCTCGTCCTCGTTTCATTAATCTCCTGCGAAAAGTGCATGAGCTGTGGGAAGAACAGCAGGAGAATTTATTGGAGCAGGGGCGCCGACTGTCGGAAGCCGTCAGCGTTTATCTGCGGCCAAAGCCGATCTCAGAAACCCTGGCGGAAAACCTGATCGAAACGGCGATGGAAAAGCTGATTGGTTATAGCGATCGCGAATGGGGCGGCTTCGGTAGCGAACCCAAGTTTCCCCAGGAACCCAATCTACTGTTTCTGCTCGACATCATTGAGCGCGACTCCCGGCCTCTGGACCGGCAACCCGCCTGGACCGTGGTAAAAACCGCACTGGACGCACTACTCGCCGGCGGCGTATACGATCAGGCCGGCGGCGGCTTTCATCGCTATGCGGTGGATCAACGCTGGCTGGTCCCTCATTTTGAAAAAATGCTCTACAACCAAGCGCAATTGGCGCGTTGTTTCATCCGCGCCTACAAACTAAGCCAAGATCCGGAATATTTGCGGATATGTCGGGAAACCCTGGATTACGTTCTCAGGGAGATGCGTTCTCCGGAAGGCGTGTTCTATTCCGCGACGGATGCGGACAGCGAAGGCGAGGAAGGCAAGTATTTCGTATGGGCTTACCAGGAACTGAGCCAACTTCTCGATACACCCGGCCTGGCTCTGGCCGAGCAGGTCTACGGCGTCACTCGTAAAGGCAATTTTGAAGGCGCCAATATTCTGTATCTCCCCCGCCCTCTGCAGAAAAGCGCTGCGACGCTGGGTTTGACCTACGAAGAGTTACTGCAACAGCTGGCGGACCTGAAAGCCATCCTGTTACAGACCCGAAGCCAACGCGTTCCACCTTTGCGCGACGACAAAGTCATAACGGAGTGGAACGGCATGATGATCGCCGCACTGGCGGAAACCGCCGCCATCACGGGCATTAGCGCGTACGGAGACGCCGCTGTCATCGCCGCAAACCAGTTATGGCGCAGCCAGCGTGGCGAGGACGGCCTGTTCCATCGCATCAGCCTGGATAACCTGCCCAGCGACGACGCCCTGCTGGAAGATTACGTGCATTACATGGAAGGACTGCTGCAATTGTATGACTACACCCATGACCACCTTTGGCTGGAGCGTCTGGAAGCCTTGACGACCACGCTGGAAGAACAGTTTCTGGACGCCGAACAGGGCGGCTTTTTCATCACCCCACAGAGCGCGCAAGGACCTTTGCTGGTGCGCAGTAAACATTGCAGCGACAACGCAACGATCAGCGGCAATTCGCAGCTGGCGTCGGTGCTGGCCGCGCTGCGTCTGCGCACTGGCGACCTCAACGTGCAACGTATGGCGGAAAACCAGATCGCCGCTTTCACCGGGCAGATCAATCGTCATCCATTATCGGCCCCGGTGTTTCTGAAAGGCCTGAACGAGTGGCTGTCCCCGAACCCGGTTAACCTGCAATACGCCGCGTCCGGCCAAATGTGGGCCACAGCGACGGTGAAGGAGTACAAGGAAGACTATTTGCTGGAAGTACAGCTGGACATACACATGAGCGAGGGATGGCGCATTCAAAGCCACAATTGCCCGGCCCCTGACGGTCGCCGCACGCAAGTGGAGTTGCTGTCTCACACCGATCACGACCTGCTGGACATACGCTACCCTCCTGGAAGCGTTTGGACAGACGCTAATGCAAGTAACGCCCTGGAAGTCTATGACGATCACTGCTGCATTGAGTTGACTCTGCGTCGCGCCACGCGCTCGCCAGTACGACTGGCTTTACATTTCCAAACGTGCAATGAGCAGGTTTGCCACTGTCCGCACACGCTTAACTTCAGCCTTTGGTGA
- a CDS encoding zinc transporter ZntB: protein MTESHPIIHAFHLDGEGSASPIPVEKAAEAAQDKSRLTWLHINVLHPGALDLLENQLGLDWLIAEALMADETRPRMMELNEGLLIILRGVNMNQGAEPEDMVSLRAWITEYGVISAGRRQLKATADIIEKLEQNMGPCGAGEWLTEMCVELYDHMQSAVTTLNETTDDLEDRVLVSQDESIRESIISTRKRAIVFRRYISPQRDVIARLQTSELRWISANDKRRLTEVMDWLTRYVEDLDAIRERSQVIKDELAAAMNDRLNRHLYLLSIVAAVSLPLGLLTGLFGINIGGMPGVDDGNAFWLFSILLVALLVLEIVYLRKKGWI from the coding sequence GTGACCGAATCCCATCCCATCATTCATGCATTTCACCTGGACGGCGAAGGCAGCGCTTCTCCTATTCCTGTTGAGAAAGCCGCTGAAGCGGCGCAGGACAAGTCCCGCCTGACCTGGCTGCATATCAATGTGCTGCACCCGGGCGCGCTTGACTTGTTGGAAAATCAACTCGGCCTGGACTGGTTGATCGCCGAGGCGCTGATGGCCGATGAAACCCGTCCCCGAATGATGGAGCTGAACGAAGGGCTGTTGATCATTTTACGCGGCGTCAACATGAACCAGGGGGCGGAGCCGGAAGATATGGTGTCCCTGCGCGCCTGGATCACCGAATACGGCGTCATTAGCGCAGGGAGACGCCAATTAAAGGCGACGGCGGACATCATCGAAAAGCTGGAGCAGAACATGGGCCCCTGCGGAGCCGGCGAATGGCTCACGGAAATGTGCGTGGAGCTTTATGATCACATGCAAAGCGCCGTCACCACATTGAACGAAACCACCGACGATCTGGAAGACCGGGTGTTGGTGTCTCAGGATGAATCTATTCGCGAGTCCATTATTTCCACTCGCAAACGGGCGATTGTGTTCCGTCGCTATATCTCGCCGCAACGGGATGTTATCGCCCGACTGCAAACGTCGGAGTTGCGTTGGATCAGCGCTAACGACAAACGCAGATTGACGGAGGTGATGGACTGGCTGACCCGCTATGTGGAAGACCTGGACGCCATACGCGAACGCTCCCAGGTCATCAAAGATGAGCTGGCGGCGGCCATGAACGACCGCCTGAACCGGCACTTGTATCTGCTTTCCATTGTCGCCGCGGTGTCTCTGCCGCTGGGCCTGCTGACCGGCCTGTTCGGCATCAATATCGGCGGAATGCCCGGCGTGGACGATGGCAACGCCTTCTGGCTGTTTTCTATTCTGTTGGTGGCGCTGCTGGTGCTGGAAATCGTCTATCTACGCAAAAAAGGCTGGATTTAG
- a CDS encoding 2,3-dihydro-2,3-dihydroxybenzoate dehydrogenase — MSDSTPNSAGEFAGKVAIVTGAAQGIGAAVVAALAEQGAKVAALDIQEKGLRETTSSLTARGLQVRPFVVDISDAAAIEAVVGDIESGLGEVDVLVNVAGILRLAAATELTADDWLDTFAVNTHGVFFLSRAVGRLMKGRRRGAIVTVGSNAAAVPRTKMAAYAASKAASTHFTKCLGLELAEYGVRCNIVSPGSTDTAMQRQFWTDDQAMEAVLNGSLDSYRTGIPLKRIATPEDIAKAVTFLASDKARHITLHNLCIDGGATLGV; from the coding sequence ATGTCTGATTCCACTCCCAATTCCGCCGGAGAGTTCGCCGGCAAAGTCGCCATTGTCACCGGCGCTGCGCAAGGCATCGGCGCAGCTGTGGTCGCTGCGCTGGCGGAACAAGGCGCTAAAGTCGCCGCGCTCGACATACAGGAAAAAGGGTTGCGTGAAACCACCTCTTCCCTGACCGCCCGCGGTTTGCAGGTGCGCCCCTTCGTCGTCGACATCAGCGACGCCGCCGCCATAGAGGCGGTGGTCGGCGATATTGAGTCCGGCCTGGGCGAAGTGGATGTACTGGTCAATGTGGCCGGCATTCTGCGCCTGGCCGCCGCCACGGAACTGACCGCCGACGACTGGCTGGACACCTTCGCCGTCAATACTCACGGCGTATTCTTTCTGAGCCGCGCCGTCGGGCGTCTGATGAAAGGGCGTCGTCGCGGCGCCATCGTCACCGTGGGCTCCAACGCCGCCGCCGTCCCGCGCACCAAAATGGCGGCTTATGCGGCGTCCAAGGCGGCGTCGACCCATTTCACCAAATGCCTCGGGCTGGAGCTGGCGGAGTACGGCGTGCGCTGCAACATAGTCTCACCCGGCTCCACCGACACCGCCATGCAACGTCAGTTCTGGACAGATGATCAGGCGATGGAGGCGGTGTTGAACGGCTCTCTCGATTCCTATCGCACCGGCATCCCGCTCAAACGCATCGCCACTCCGGAAGACATCGCCAAGGCGGTGACGTTTCTCGCCTCGGACAAGGCCCGCCACATCACCCTGCACAACCTGTGCATCGACGGCGGCGCTACGCTCGGCGTATAA
- a CDS encoding alpha/beta fold hydrolase, producing the protein MERSYDYADIGEVSLRYLAEGSGNATVIFESDLGGGIDDWERVQPLISLFTRTLSYDRADPQDADANPSSRSAENMVADLRKLLQVADIRPPYILVGHCAGAAHIRYFAHKYPNEVVGQVFVDGYDDSGAADKTESRDVQNATEWRKSIPFLNNAPTSILVGDNPPETSAQTPEPTHRDRRQWIESHREWLRHMPQARFRVIANARRYLPLSHPDFVVEEINRVLADARRAL; encoded by the coding sequence ATGGAACGATCCTATGATTATGCGGATATAGGTGAAGTCAGCCTGCGTTATCTGGCGGAGGGTTCAGGCAACGCCACCGTCATTTTCGAATCTGACCTGGGCGGAGGCATTGATGACTGGGAGAGAGTGCAGCCCCTGATCAGTCTCTTCACCCGCACGCTATCCTACGACCGCGCCGACCCGCAAGACGCCGACGCCAACCCTTCCTCCAGAAGCGCTGAAAACATGGTGGCCGACTTACGCAAACTGCTTCAGGTCGCCGATATCAGGCCTCCCTACATTCTGGTCGGTCATTGCGCCGGCGCCGCCCATATCCGCTACTTCGCGCATAAATATCCTAATGAAGTCGTCGGCCAGGTGTTCGTGGACGGCTACGACGACTCGGGAGCGGCGGATAAAACAGAGAGCCGCGACGTACAGAACGCAACTGAATGGCGGAAATCCATCCCCTTTCTCAATAACGCCCCAACCAGTATCCTTGTGGGCGACAATCCGCCAGAGACTTCGGCGCAAACGCCGGAACCGACTCATCGCGACCGCAGACAATGGATTGAAAGCCACCGCGAGTGGCTGCGGCACATGCCGCAAGCGCGATTCAGGGTGATCGCCAACGCCCGCCGTTATCTTCCGCTATCCCACCCGGACTTTGTGGTGGAGGAAATCAATCGGGTGCTGGCGGACGCTCGGCGGGCGCTTTAA
- a CDS encoding alpha/beta fold hydrolase gives MTHAYYHPREQYLKVNSIQICYEELGDPDGEPMLLIMGLACQMTAWPPEFLEPLIEAGYRLIRLDNRDIGHSSEIDCPHRVPVPVDFVRSKLGLPVTASYTLYDMADDAIALLDALNIERAHLVGVSMGGMISQIVAARQPQRIKSLTLMMTSNNSPKQPMPDLGTLWRINGGGVRGHHQEAALRRGVAFWETVQSPSFPTPKERILQRIARDYQRSYRPKGIVRQMRAILATGSLEKLACNITMPTLILHGSADPLMKPRNGHMLKQSIADAKLEMIPGWGHDLPLPLLPKLAQKVIEHARSVG, from the coding sequence ATGACCCACGCGTATTACCACCCCCGGGAGCAGTACCTCAAGGTAAACTCCATTCAGATTTGTTACGAAGAACTGGGCGATCCTGATGGCGAGCCTATGTTGCTTATTATGGGGCTGGCCTGTCAGATGACAGCCTGGCCGCCGGAATTCCTGGAGCCATTGATCGAGGCGGGCTACCGTCTGATCCGGCTTGATAATCGGGATATCGGTCACTCTTCGGAAATCGATTGTCCGCATCGGGTTCCGGTGCCCGTGGATTTTGTGCGCTCCAAGCTGGGGTTGCCGGTAACGGCTTCCTATACGCTGTACGATATGGCGGATGACGCCATTGCCTTACTCGACGCTCTGAATATTGAGCGCGCGCATTTGGTGGGCGTCTCCATGGGAGGAATGATCTCGCAGATTGTGGCCGCGCGGCAGCCGCAGCGGATCAAATCTCTGACCTTGATGATGACCTCCAACAACAGCCCCAAGCAGCCGATGCCCGATCTGGGCACATTATGGCGCATCAATGGCGGCGGTGTGCGCGGCCATCACCAGGAGGCCGCGCTGAGGCGGGGCGTCGCATTCTGGGAAACCGTGCAAAGCCCATCTTTTCCAACGCCGAAGGAGCGTATCCTGCAGCGCATCGCCAGGGATTATCAGCGCAGTTACCGGCCCAAAGGCATTGTTCGTCAGATGCGGGCGATCCTCGCCACCGGCAGCCTGGAGAAGCTGGCGTGCAACATCACCATGCCCACGCTGATTTTGCACGGCTCGGCGGACCCATTGATGAAGCCCAGGAACGGACACATGTTGAAGCAGAGCATCGCCGACGCCAAACTGGAGATGATTCCCGGCTGGGGGCATGATCTGCCTTTGCCCTTATTGCCCAAACTGGCGCAAAAAGTCATCGAGCATGCGCGATCTGTCGGCTAA
- a CDS encoding ABC transporter ATP-binding protein: MSEPRLAIQNVSLSYANGRGGGAKADSAPTVKEVSLQARPGELMIIVGPNGCGKSTLLRAVARLHRPDSGRILLEGEDIWSLSRKQAATRLALLPQTPTAPEGIRVADLVRHGRHPHQGLFRQWTSADEDAVRRALLATDTADLMDAPLDHLSGGQRQRCWLAMALAQETNLLLLDEPISMLDLGHQVEVLNLVRDLAAKGITIMMVLHDLIAAARYADTLTAMRDGRLVASGPPREILTRRMVRDLYNVDAHILSDPDGNPVVTPAVGGAFSSLSPSNSKEQSYV, encoded by the coding sequence ATGTCCGAGCCAAGACTTGCAATTCAGAACGTCTCCCTCAGCTACGCGAACGGGCGCGGCGGCGGCGCGAAAGCCGACTCCGCGCCGACAGTGAAAGAAGTCAGCCTGCAGGCCAGACCGGGAGAACTGATGATCATCGTTGGCCCCAACGGCTGTGGTAAGTCCACACTGCTACGGGCAGTGGCGCGTCTGCACAGGCCGGATTCCGGCCGTATCCTGCTGGAGGGCGAGGACATCTGGAGCTTGAGCAGGAAACAGGCCGCCACGCGTCTGGCCTTGCTGCCGCAAACGCCCACCGCGCCCGAGGGCATCCGCGTGGCGGATCTGGTGCGTCACGGCCGTCACCCGCATCAGGGATTGTTCCGTCAGTGGACCAGCGCCGATGAAGACGCCGTCCGTCGCGCTCTGCTCGCCACCGACACCGCGGATCTGATGGACGCGCCGCTGGATCACCTCTCCGGCGGGCAACGCCAACGCTGCTGGCTGGCCATGGCGCTGGCGCAGGAAACCAACCTGTTACTGCTGGACGAACCCATCAGCATGCTCGATCTGGGGCATCAGGTGGAAGTGTTGAATCTGGTCCGCGATCTGGCCGCCAAGGGCATCACTATCATGATGGTGCTGCACGATCTGATCGCCGCCGCGCGCTACGCCGACACCCTGACCGCCATGCGCGACGGCCGTCTGGTGGCGAGTGGTCCACCCCGGGAGATTCTGACCCGGCGAATGGTGCGTGATCTCTACAATGTCGATGCGCATATTCTCAGCGATCCCGACGGCAATCCGGTGGTCACGCCTGCGGTAGGCGGCGCTTTTTCTTCCCTGTCCCCCTCCAACAGCAAGGAGCAATCTTATGTCTGA
- a CDS encoding nucleotidyltransferase family protein produces MEQDTIVLLKKDLLRMRCLAAARSLGLKDWYLAAGFLRNAIWDHLHKLAQATPLNDVDLVYFDSEDTSEERDKEIEAKLRKMVPGVKWEVKNQARMHLHNQHDPYRDTADAISHWVEVPTCVGVRLEHLDKFKFTAKFGLLENWSMQVRPNPDVRYAEDIFVSRVYGKRWHRIWPMLQISALQ; encoded by the coding sequence ATGGAACAAGACACTATTGTACTGCTGAAAAAAGATTTACTGCGTATGCGTTGTCTGGCCGCCGCCAGATCGCTGGGCCTGAAAGACTGGTATCTCGCCGCAGGATTTCTGCGCAACGCCATCTGGGATCACCTGCACAAGCTTGCCCAGGCCACCCCGCTGAATGATGTTGATCTAGTATATTTCGACTCCGAAGACACCTCCGAAGAACGCGATAAGGAAATCGAAGCCAAACTGAGAAAAATGGTCCCCGGCGTGAAATGGGAAGTGAAAAATCAGGCCAGAATGCACCTGCATAACCAGCATGATCCTTATCGCGACACCGCCGACGCCATCTCTCACTGGGTCGAGGTGCCAACCTGCGTAGGCGTAAGACTGGAGCATCTGGACAAGTTCAAGTTCACTGCAAAATTCGGCCTGTTGGAAAACTGGTCCATGCAAGTAAGGCCGAATCCCGACGTACGTTATGCGGAGGATATATTCGTCTCCCGCGTGTACGGTAAACGCTGGCACCGCATTTGGCCAATGCTGCAAATTTCCGCTTTGCAATAA
- a CDS encoding DUF3429 domain-containing protein — protein MIAGESEKYVRMSAILGAAPLLVLGVACILGGENVSLLRPMFDYYSMALLAFMAGGVWLIGLRGEGPATPSRLLWASIVCLILAWMAPGLPPGLRSLTLAAAFLFFYGLDRFVLEDYWRADYQQMRCHLTLCAAVMQTLVLLV, from the coding sequence ATGATCGCCGGGGAAAGTGAAAAATATGTGCGCATGAGCGCCATTCTGGGGGCCGCGCCACTGCTGGTTCTGGGCGTGGCGTGCATTCTCGGCGGCGAGAACGTCTCGCTGTTGCGGCCTATGTTCGACTACTACAGCATGGCGTTGTTGGCGTTCATGGCTGGCGGCGTCTGGTTGATCGGATTGCGGGGAGAAGGACCGGCTACGCCATCACGACTGTTGTGGGCCAGTATTGTCTGTCTGATTCTGGCCTGGATGGCGCCGGGTCTGCCGCCCGGCCTGCGTTCACTGACGCTGGCGGCGGCGTTTCTGTTCTTTTACGGACTGGATCGATTCGTTCTGGAAGACTACTGGCGCGCGGATTATCAGCAAATGCGCTGTCACCTGACCTTGTGCGCTGCGGTCATGCAGACGTTGGTCCTGCTCGTCTGA